AATGTCGAATCTGCAAAGGAACTATGGGATGCGTTGGAATCAACGTACATGGCTGAGGATGCTTCTAGTAAGAAGTTCCTTgttagtaattttaataattacaaGATGTCTGATTCAAGGTCTGTTATAGAGCAATACAATGAATTGCTTCGCATCCTAGGGCAATTCGCTCAACATAACATGAAGATGGATGAATCCATCTTGGTGTCGAGTATCATTGACAAGTTGCCGCCTTCATGGAAGGATTTTAGGCGCATGTTAAAACACAAAAAGGAAGAGTTGTCTCTTGTACAACTTGGTAGCCATTTGCGCATAGAGGAATCTCTAAGGGTGCAAGAGGGTGGAAAACCCAAAGAGGCTGAACCTTCTTCAATCAATATGATGGAGGAAGGTGGGAGTTCTAAGATGAAGAATAAGGGGAAGAAATGTCCCTTTAATGACAACACTTACGGTGGACCTAACAAAAAGCTAAGAGcgtttgttggttttgtaacAAGCCGGGTCACTTTAGACTGATTGTCGAGCTGCAAAGGATAAGAATAGAATGGGACAAAACCGTTCAGGGCAAGGGTCTAAGGACCAAGGCCAAATCACTCATCAAGGTCAGAATCTTGTAAATGATTCACATTCACATGTGTATTATGTATCAAACATTTCTGAGGCATTTTATATGCAGGATGATGGAGTGACGTGGTGGATTGACTCGGGTGCAACTACACATGTTTGCAATGATCGTGGCTGGTTCAAGACATATGAACTAGTTCAAGATGGTTCCGTACTTCATATGGGCAACGAGTCAACCGCTCCTATCCTAGGCCGTGGAAAAGTGGTGTTGGAGTTTAGTTCCGGGAAAACTATTGATCTCAACAATGTACTTCATGTACCCGGAATTAGGAAGAACTTAGTCTCTGGTAGTGTTTTAAATAAGTGTGGTTATAAACAAGTGTATGAGTCTGATAAGTATGTATCTAAGGCTGGTGTCTTTGTtggatttggatatttttgtaatgGCATGTTTATgcttaatattaataaagttgtgAGTTCTATTTACATGGCATGTTCTAGCAAAAATGATTCTTCTCTATGGCATTTAAGATTAGGTCATGTGCACTATAAAAGAATGATTGATATGTCTAAAGAAGGATTGATTCCTAATTTTGACATAAATTTAGAGAAGTGCAGTACTTGTATGTTGACTAAGATAGTTAGAAAACCTTTTAAGAGTATTGAAAGGAATTCTAAGGTGCTAGAACTTGTACATAGTGATCTATGTGATTTGCATGCTACACCATCTTTAGGGAACAAAAAGTATTTCATCACGTTCATAGATGATCATACTCGGTTctgttatgtttatttattacatGCTAAAGATGAAGCCCTAGATAAATTCAAGGTTTATAAAACTGAGGTTGAAATACAACATAGTGACTTGATTAAGAAGTTACGCACCGATAGAGGTGGAGAGTATTATGATCCTGTTTATTTTCAGTCTGTGGGAATTATACATGAGACTACAGCTccatatacaccacaacaaaatggtgtatctgagagaaaaaatagagtCCTAAAAGAAATGGTTAATTCCATGTTATCTTATTCAGGATTAAGTGACAGATTTTGGGGTGAAGCCATGTTAACGGCTTGCTATTTATTAAATAGGGTTCCTAACAAAAGGAACAAGATTACCCCATATGAGCTTTGGTACAAAGAGAAACCAAACTTGCATTATCTTCGAGTTTGGGGCTGTAGGGCGGTTGTTAGACTACCCCAaccaaagattaaaactttggGAGAAAGAGGTATTGATTGCATCTTTATTGGATATGCTGAGCATTTCAAGGCTTATAGGTTCTATGTCATATAACCTAATGATTCTAAATCGGTTAACACCGTGATTGAGTCAAGAGATGCAATATTTGATGAGACACATTTTTCATCAATACCTAGACCAAAGGACCTGGTTCCTAGTTCAAATGGAACAAAAGAAGGAGATTACATACTCATTCCTTCTACCGCGTCACCTATGCTCCGCAAGAGCAAGCGAGGAAGAATTGAAAAATCTTTTGGTCCTGATTTTCAGCTTTATTTAGTTGAGGGGTCAAGAGATGAGGTTGAATTTCAATATTCATACTGTTATCATATTGATGAGGACCCTAGAACGTTTGATGAGGCTATGAAGTCTCAAGACGTTGCGTTTTGGAAAGAAGCAGTCAACGATGAGATAGGCTCCATCGTAGAGAATAATACATGGATCTTAACGGATCTCCCACCTGGTTGCAAGCCTTTAGGCTGCAAGTGGATCTTCAAAAAGTAGATGAAAGTCGATGGAACAATTGACAAGTTTAAAGATAGATTGGTTATCCAAGGCTTTAGACAAAAGGAAGGTATCGATTATTTCGATACTTATGCTCCTGTTGCTAGAATATCTTCTATAAGATTATTAATTGCTTTTGCTGCTATTAATGATCTTGTGATCcaccaaatggatgttaaaaacATCGTTCTTGAAAGgtgttttggaagaagaagtctatatgAAGCAACCTGAAGGGTTTGTTATGCCCGGGAATGAGCAAAAGGtgtgtaaattaataaagtcattGTATGGGCTGAAGCAAGCACCTAAACAGTGGCATCAAAGATTTGATGAGGCTATCTTATCAAATGGATTCAAGTTGAATCAAGCAGACAAGTGCTTATATAGCAAATTTGATGATTCCGGTAATGGAGTAATCATTTGcttatatgttgatgacatgttgATCTTTGGTACTGACTTAAGACAAGTAGAACTTGCAAAAGAGTTCTTGTCATCAAATTTTGCCATGAAAGACATGGGGGAGGCGGATGTGATTCTTGGAATTCGAATCAAGCGTGAGAACAAAGGCCTATGTTTATCTCAATCTCATTACATTGAAAAGGTTCTAAAAAGGTTCAATTATGAGAAATGTTCTCCTGTGAGCACTCCCATGGATGCAAGTGTGAAACTTATGCCTAGTGCGGGAAAAGCGATTTCACAACTCGAGTACTCACAACTTATTGGCTGTTTAATGTATGCCATGACAAGTACTAGACCGGATATAGCTTATGCGGTAGGAAAGTTGAGTAGATATACTAGTAACCCTAGTACTCACCATTGGCAAGCTATTAAACGGGTGCTTAAGTACTTGAAAGGAACCATAAATTATGGTTTGTCTTATGTCGGATTTCCTTCGGTTTTAGAAGGATATTCCGATGCAAGTTGGAACTCCAATGTAGAAAGTAACTCTTCTACAAGTGGTTGGGTGTTCTTGCTTGGAGGAGGTGCCATTTCTTGGGCTTCTAGAAAACAAACTTGTATTACAAGTTCGACTATGGAATCGGAGTTCATAGCATTAGCGGCTGCTAGCAAAGAGGCGGAATGGCTAAGAAATTTAGTCTATAAGATTCCATTGTGGCCGAGACCGGTATCACCAATTTGTATACATTGTGATAGTAAAGCCACTTTAGCTAGAGCTTATAGTCAAGTGTATAATGGTAAGTCACGACACCTGGGTGTTAGACATAGCATGATACGTGAGTTGATCACTCATGGAGCTATTACCATACAGTTTGTTCGGTCTGAACAAAATCTAGCGGATCACTTGACTAAAGGGTTAGCTAGAGACTTGGTGATCAAGTCGGCTAGAGGGATGGGTTTAAAGtccatttgaatttttttaattgtgggATACCCAATTTCCCTCTAATACAACGTTAGAGGCTGAATTCAATGTGGAAAGCTTACAGTTAAAGATTGAAGCACTTGTTGTATCATCCCAAAGTAAGTGCTTGAACCTGCAAGAAAGGATTATGTTGAAGTTCTCTTCCTAATAGatcttttgaaaaattgcattTGCAGGTGCAAGATTAAAAGATCTACCTATATGAGTACGAAGTGGAGCCGCATCAAGAAGCTTGGACTTAGCTTCCTATATACTCATGAATGGATAGGGACACATAACTTATAATAGTGTCAAGTATAAACGCTTAGAGTAGTGTGGAAATTCATGTGTGTATTATCTTCAAGTGTCCAAAATGAGTTGAAAGGATTCAATCCATAGGATATCCTAATTCTCGGACATTTGAAATGTGTAATGTCACTAAGATATAAATTCAATCGTTATGATATTTATATTGATGCATGAGTTTGGTTTATGTGTTACTAATGTCGTGaatcaaattttacatttaaatggGGGAGGAATGTTGGAAATTTAAGTGTATCAACAGGTTATATTAATAAACCATTGTGACTTTTGGTTTGTGGTTATTAAACTAATGGTTGCAAACATTCGTAAACAACCGttggtcatatatatatacacactctGTTTTGTTGCacaaaaaacagagtatatatcacgagaagaaagagagagaagtcgaGCGATTCTCTTgtgataacacaaaacaaacgctagaaaaaattctatttgtttctcttgtatCTTAGCCTAGAACAAGAGTGAAACTTTGATTGTCGTATCATGCGAGGGATTTCGTGTAACCTAAGGCTTTTGATAAGGGTCGAAATACTCTTTAACAAAAGTGCTCTTGTGCACGATTCAATCATTATCCAAGTTCACCGTACATTTACGATCGACAGTTACACTGCATCTACTACtgctatttttttaatctataattAATAGAGTTgcaaatattataagtaaaaggtattaatacaataaaaatagaatctatatgaaatattactttttagaacgaaaaaaaacagaggtatACATAATACATTGTAATAAAAAcgatctctattatagaattgctctgtttttagagataaaatataacaatattaaAGATGATATTAGCTCTATATGCAATGATATAGTACAGGTACACAACTCATTGGCTTTTCTTCCCGCGTCCATGTCTTCTCGTGTCCATTGGCTACACCAACaacattttcttaaattttctgaagtttttaagatttcttgtttcttgaatATATGAAGCCAAATGTCATTATCATATCAATATACATTTCCATGAGGCCtagaaaaaaattgagaaatagTACAATTTTTAGCTTCTAAGATTTAGAGATTTCATCATTCATGGATACAATTGCTTTCCTCCTACATAAGTTGCAAACACTGAAGTAGAGCCGTCTTTCGAGAACTCATCCCATGAACTTGTTGACAGTACAGCAAAATCCGCAAGCTTCCCAGGAGTTAAAGACCCTATGTGATGATCCAGAAAGGCTGCTCGTGCAGCTGATATCGTGACCCTGCGATTATCAACAACAAGAATGCTTGAGAGAATGCATTTAGAAAGTAGAGAAAAGACTTTGAGATTGTTTAGAGAAGAAGCTTAATACGCAGCAAGCGCATCGGTAAAAGATATGCGTTCAGATGGAATCCAAGCGTGACTCCACTTGGGAGGTATTCGTTTCACCGCGGTTCTAATACTGTTCAACGGGTTAATGTCTGCTACCTGGCGggaaaattcacaaagttaagCTTGAATTCATAGTTTGAATATATGTGGAGATTATCGAAAACGTACAGGCCAGTCTGAACCAAGTGCCAAGAGTGCATTGCCATTTAAGAGAGATTGGCATTGATAAGACTCCGTTAGGCCTCTCTCAGAACCGAGCTTCTTAACAACAGACTCAGCATCATCAAGCAAATGATCCGGCTGTACACGAGTATTAGATACGTTAGATCAAGAAAGTGAGTTTTAAGCCCAAAATGCTCAATGCCGGGAAATAACTTACCTGAACTGAAGCTACAATGTGAAGTTGACCAAACCGGTTGGCTGATCCTGGTGCCAAATGTTGGGCATGCTCAATCTGTAACCAGGAAGTCAGAGATATTAAAGTACAGACAGAAGAAGCAAATAGCTCAGAGGAATAGGTTTTTTTAATAGCAAACTTCACCCTAAATCTTCTATCTCGGTCTCCATTGGTTTCAGCAACCGATTCGTACATGTCAAGGACCATGTCATTAGCTTTGTCGCCTATTGCATGGATAGCAACCTTCATCACAGCAGAAAAAGAtctaaataagcaaaactaatAGGACGATATGATGATTAAACATTTGGACAGAAGTAAGCAAGGAAAAACCTGAAGCCCTGCTTTGTCAGCTGCCATTGTGAAGTTAGAAAGTTTCTCAGGATCCATCACTAATAACCCATAATTCCCAGGTGTATCAATATATTCCTGCAAACAGATATAAGACGTGGGACGTTTTAGTGCTGCTGAAAGATAAAATACAATTAGTGTATATTTGATGAATGTGaacaatatgaaaataatttcaaGGAATATATAGCAGATGAATTAGTATATTCTTTACCTCGTAAAAAAGTGCACTGTTAGAACCTAGAGAGCCATCAAGAAATGCTTTGACGCCACCTAGATACAACCATTCACTCAGTACAGATCCCATCTGAAGCTTAAGATCCTACAAGTATGAAGTCAAAACAGAATTTCAAGTAAATGCAGTAACTGTGAAAAGAGAATTTGAAAGAGAATATACTCAAGTTTGAAAGCACATCAAACATCGAAAGAGAATTTGAAAATCAGGAACGGCCAAAGTTACAGTGACTATAAATGAGATGCAGCTCAcaataaaaaatgagaattcAATGTAAATTACAAAACTTGAAGCTGAAGAATGCTATAAAATATGCTTGAAGTTTCTCATGCTAAAGAAGCACAAAACTGCTTGTACATATACTCTATTCTATTTATCAGAGAACAAGAGTTGCTTCTGAAGAAACCATACCATTAAACGTGACCATGTCGTTATCGGGAAAAACAAGCAAGTCcgtatcatcatcttcttcgagGAATCAGCCCATAGATAGACATCTGTACCATAAAAAGGAGTATGGAACTCAAATGAGTTTCTATTCTATAGCTGTCAGGTAAGAGTCATCAAATTCTCTCTATTTCAGCAGCAAGCAAGTGTGAATTTGATATATTGCACCTTGAAAGTCTTTCCAGGAGAGCTCATCCGTAGTGCCAGGAAAGTACCTTCCGAGATCAACAACAGTTGTTACGCCTCTAGTCAAAGCATATTTGCTAGCTCTAAAAAGTGCTTCCCTACGTTCATCTACAGAGATTTCTTTAACCCATGGAGTGACAAGCTCCATAGCAGCATCTATCAAAAGACCTGTCGGCTCTGCATTGATTCAAGCATAAAAGTAAGTACCAGCTGATGATAAGTATACACCCACAAAACATAAAGTTCCTCTGCAATTTACATATTAGATACATTACTTAAGAAAAGCATTACCGCCACTAGGCATCCTCATTATGGTTCCACCAACTGGATCTTCCGTTAAACTTGTTACACCAGCCATCCTAAGCGCAAGGGAATTTGCCAATGCCATATGACTATCCATCCTAATCAACCAAACCTAAATGAAGAGAAATAAACATAAGTAAGGCGATATGTTGACTATTGACAAGCAGAAAAAAGTCAACAGGCTTTATACAGGATTATGAGGGGAGATATCATCAATCCATGATGCAGAGGGCATTTCTCCTCCCCAAACATCATTGTTCCATCCACCACCTAGAATCCATGAGCCTTCTTTTGCATCTGAAATTT
The sequence above is drawn from the Camelina sativa cultivar DH55 chromosome 4, Cs, whole genome shotgun sequence genome and encodes:
- the LOC104781475 gene encoding uncharacterized protein LOC104781475; its protein translation is MNLFVVVSAVFFLVISVAYLPLLSDLYWSALKSLLTPPVGIVADLLVRNGTIFTSDTSLPFADSMAIRNGRILKVGSFSTLKGLIGDGTIEVNLEGKVVVPGLIDSHVHFISGGLQMAQVGLRGVSQKDEFCKLVKDAVQNAKEGSWILGGGWNNDVWGGEMPSASWIDDISPHNPVWLIRMDSHMALANSLALRMAGVTSLTEDPVGGTIMRMPSGEPTGLLIDAAMELVTPWVKEISVDERREALFRASKYALTRGVTTVVDLGRYFPGTTDELSWKDFQDVYLWADSSKKMMIRTCLFFPITTWSRLMDLKLQMGSVLSEWLYLGGVKAFLDGSLGSNSALFYEEYIDTPGNYGLLVMDPEKLSNFTMAADKAGLQVAIHAIGDKANDMVLDMYESVAETNGDRDRRFRIEHAQHLAPGSANRFGQLHIVASVQPDHLLDDAESVVKKLGSERGLTESYQCQSLLNGNALLALGSDWPVADINPLNSIRTAVKRIPPKWSHAWIPSERISFTDALAAVTISAARAAFLDHHIGSLTPGKLADFAVLSTSSWDEFSKDGSTSVFATYVGGKQLYP
- the LOC104784097 gene encoding uncharacterized protein LOC104784097, which codes for MTSASVREMTSKFGKLDKFEGVDFRRWQKKMHFLLTTLNVVYVLSMPMPTVTEDAEKESVEETRKQLKWENDDYICRGHILNGMSDPLFDVYQNVESAKELWDALESTYMAEDASSKKFLVSNFNNYKMSDSRSVIEQYNELLRILGQFAQHNMKMDESILVSSIIDKLPPSWKDFRRMLKHKKEELSLVQLGSHLRIEESLRVQEGGKPKEAEPSSINMMEEGGSSKMKNKGKKCPFNDNTYGGPNKKLRAFVGFVTSRVTLD